A single region of the Vicia villosa cultivar HV-30 ecotype Madison, WI linkage group LG4, Vvil1.0, whole genome shotgun sequence genome encodes:
- the LOC131597718 gene encoding uncharacterized protein LOC131597718, which translates to MIDRTFGHFVRVLVDLDLSQELRYKVLVERKGFAFFVDLDYENMPEFYNSCKIVGHNVGTCRRRYPNENQTKKDVEKKNDVRESLKGSEKGKEAWKEKNRVVVELEESPSSSKNQVGGDDAHADHTLENGLTMNEHSKVNSQDTKSLENEGEKEHTRLNIEDSNSTEDVEVKDTRSKQPSESLNKDTDDASSVASEFVDATQWNDQDEAIFGQEIATPARVLKDMQFLQESWANLAEKEDEEYREITNQIQKETEARTVDAQKKDMGKETGEEQGFQTVRRKKKKQISMSQGDRTVYATRSKDRSSQHSQ; encoded by the coding sequence ATGATTGATAGAACATTTGGCCATTTTGTTAGGGTATTGGTCGACCTTGATCTCTCTCAGGAATTGCGATACAAAGTGCTGGTAGAAAGGAAGGGTTTTGCCTTCTTTGTGGATCTAGATTATGAAAACATGCCTGAATTTTATAATTCTTGCAAAATTGTTGGTCACAATGTTGGTACGTGTCGACGAAGATATCCAAATGAAAATCAGACTAAAAAGGATGTGGAAAAGAAAAATGATGTAAGAGAATCCTTGAAAGGATCTGAGAAGGGCAAAGAAGCTTGGAAAGAGAAAAATCGAGTTGTTGTAGAATTAGAAGAATCTCCTTCCAGTAGTAAGAATCAGGTTGGAGGAGATGATGCACACGCCGATCATACTCTGGAGAATGGTTTAACTATGAATGAGCATTCTAAGGTGAATTCACAGGACACTAAATCTTTAGAAAATGAGGGAGAAAAAGAACATACTAGGTTGAACATTGAGGACTCCAATTCAACTGAGGATGTGGAAGTTAAGGATACACGTTCTAAGCAACCCTCTGAATCTCTCAACAAGGACACTGATGATGCAAGTTCAGTTGCTTCTGAATTTGTTGATGCAACTCAGTGGAACGATCAAGATGAAGCTATTTTCGGTCAGGAGATTGCTACACCAGCTAGAGTGCTAAAGGACATGCAGTTCTTGCAAGAATCTTGGGCAAATCTGGCTGAGAAAGAGGATGAAGAATACAGAGAAATCAcgaatcaaattcaaaaggaaaCAGAAGCCAGAACTGTAGATGCACAAAAAAAGGATATGGGGAAGGAAACTGGTGAGGAACAAGGTTTTCAGACAGttagaaggaaaaaaaagaagcaaaTTTCAATGTCTCAAGGGGACAGGACAGTTTACGCCACCAGATCAAAGGACAGGTCCTCACAACATTCTCAATGA
- the LOC131599518 gene encoding uncharacterized protein LOC131599518 yields the protein MTNYFIFLCCVQILIIIVTIDSSKDENQFDAIEESKTKIGMIGWGGWKVMGRRENDNGGEKEGGKGEEVQEEGEKEEGEKENENEQSPGGAGSWGWGGNAKNGYGQSGGRAGSWGWGGLFGSKN from the exons ATGACTAACTATTTTATCTTCCTTTGTTGTGTACAAATTCTTATCATTATTGTTACAATTGATTCGTCTAAAGATGAAAACCAAT TTGATGCAATCGAAGAATCTAAAACAAAAATTGGGATGATTGGTTGGGGAGGCTGGAAAGTCatgggaagaagagaaaatgataatggaggagagaaagaaggtGGAAAGGGCGAAGAAGTGCAagaagaaggtgaaaaagaagaagGTGAAAAAGAGAATGAAAATGAACAAAGTCCTGGGGGTGCAGGAAGTTGGGGTTGGGGAGGTAACGCTAAAAACGGATATGGACAAAGTGGTGGGCGTGCGGGAAGTTGGGGATGGGGAGGTTTATTTGGCAgcaaaaattga